TTTTTAGATTATGGTGTGGTTAAAATTCACTGCGTCTCAAATGGCCATCTCTCCTAGTTCATAAATTGTAGACTGATTTGATCTCTAAACGCTAATTTTCTGTAATGGTTCAGGAAATGGGGATTTGAGAAAATGGCATATAGAGACGTGAAGAAGGTTCCAAGACGAGACCGGAAGTACGCGGTCCAGCCACAAAATGTATTTGCAACGGGAGTTCACATGTCTCAGAATCTACAAGGGAAAACATACCACAAGGCAGAGAGCAAAATCCGTTACTTCCATTACCACGGTTCCATCTCTCAGCGCCGTGAGCCTTGCCGTCACCTTTTCAATGACTCGAGAGTTGTATTTGAGAATAATCCTTATGTGCTCGACACTACGATCCGCGACGTTGGTCTTGCTGTGAAGATGTTCGAGATGAGAACGATCGGTGACCGACTGCTTAGGACACGACAATGAAACATACTTTAATGTATTCATGTTTATTAGAAAAGAAAGGATTAGAGGTTATGAAGTGAGATGGGGGATATGTTTTACTTTAGTGGTTTCTTTTGGGCTATTCTTTTATTGTATCATAATTTCGGTATCGGTTTATAAATTcttagtatatatttttcattgtcAAGAATAAAATTCTATAGTCTATAACGTTGACAACAAATTCAATTTACCATTCGTGACAGAAAAAGcatacaattaattttcttaataatccAAAAAGAGGGTTGgaatttttcttaataagttTCTGTCTGGACGgagttttttaattattttaaaatttaatatattgtattactAATTATCGACAAAAGAAGATAGCTTTGTGCTTTGGGAGGTCAGGAACGTGCCTTTAAGCTTTTCTTGACGGCCACCGAATGGGCCTAAACGTGGATCCCAACGTAGAAGGAGCATCTGGGACCCACATTTTGTGGTGGTTAGAATCTCTCAAGTGGCAGATGCGCTAGAAAGTGGTCGTAGCTTAGCTGCACTAGAATACAAGTGTTCCATAATCATATGACTATTTTCCTGATaattttctttactttttgCTGATAGAAAGTGTTATATTACGAGATTTTACGTGTGAAcctacaaaattattttcattaacGACTTGATTTTAGACAGTAAACATCGTAATCATTTTTCTTAGGTTTGTTGCCTTGACTTTTGTTAGAACATGATTATTAGAAGTTATTAAGATGGGATTTTTATCGGAatataaaaattcgttttttaatttttagttaaatTACTAAGAACCGTTAAGAACCCCAGAACCCCAATAATCATGTTCTAAGGTACTTAGATATTATGTATGTTGACCATAATGACATGACGAATGTTGAAATTGattatttgaaaaacaaaaatctatacaatttgatatttatatagACTAAAACCAAAGTAATGTATACTAACCACTAACTAATATCCTCAACACCATCCTCAACAGACACAAAAAGTTTTCTTAACagcaaataattaaaaacagaacCATGCCGGTTGCATAGAGATAAACGATCTGATTTCAAAAGCACCCGACTATATTTCACCTTGTAACCACGCGGATATAAGACCATGTTTCTCAGAGTGTGAGTCGACATGTAAGCCAACACCGCTTTAGAGGTTAGTCTGTGTTTTTCCATGGGCTTCGGATAtccctaaaattaaaaaaaaaagaattaaacagATACAAGGTTTTAGGTTTGATGGGTTTAGGATGCTCACCGACGGTACGGCACAAAATCATTGTGTAAGTTAGTTGCATCACATTCAAGAACCCTACCAATGCTGATTTCTaccataaatattttcaaaacttttttttgttttgtttttcttaaagaaaatGTAATAATTGTTGATGTTAAAGGCTAACGGGTTGTCAATAAATGTATACGAACAGTACACGTGTGTTTATATGTTGTGTCATGTATCATGTCAAACCATTGGTCAGATTTAATGTTTGATGgcatttttttgttgtaaatttAATACTGTGATGTTACGGAGATCATTCATAGAAAGTGGCCGAGGCTGCATGATCTCTGCAAGCTGCATTATTCTCTGAAAACACAGAGTCTATTTACTCCTATAAAAATTGTTCCTCTAACATTCAACGTCCACATATAAAgtaatcagtaaatctaaaacagCAACTTTGTTGTCGGTTCAAATATATACTATAAGGTTTGGAATGGTTACGGACGGTTGTTGAAGATATGCTGTCGATTTATGACTATTGCAGTCACTGCAATTTAAATGGGATTGATGTGGTCGATACGGTTAAAGTGATGCGATCCAAAtgttgcagttttttttttctagttcaAAAGTGTAAATCAAACGTAATATATTAgggaatataaaacaaaatatatattgttttaaacagCTAAAAATATTGCATTATCCTTGATTTAGTGTGGCTTGAGTACTTATgatctatattatattttccGAAAATCCAGCAGAATGACATAACAACTTGCTTCTCATGTGCCATTAATGGATTCAAGAAGATAATATTAGATATTATTTAATCGCAGTAtcgtatataaattatataataggtTGCTTTTTTTCCCTCTCGTGTATTTGTTTCTTTAGTGTTTACAATGAAAAAGTTTTAGTCCTCGAATGGCAATGCTACCAAAAAACAATTTCAGCAAGAGAAGGTTAAAATGTAGTTAACTTCATTGgattaatcaataaaaaataaaattaaaagaaaaaaaaagaaaagttaatcTGTCACATTTATTATTCACACGGTTTGGGCTTCCAAGAAACTACTAAAATCCTCGGTGGCTTGTAACAACCGTGGCGTGATCGAATGATTCGGGGACGTCGGATAAGAAACCGGCGACGAAGTTGAGAACCGAACATGAAGTGGCGACTCCATAGACCTTCTTGATTTCGAACCAGAAGTCTTCAGAACCCCTTTGATCTCTTTCTCCAAACTAGGTTCCTTGTGGAACACGAAAGCGGCTGAAACAGGATCGTCCTGATCGTTTCCGCCAGGACCGCCTTTGATCAGTTCAGAAGGCAAGTCGAAGAAATGACCACCGAGATCAACATTGTCATCGTGAATCATAGCCGAAGAAGTCCACGAACCGCAGTCAAACTTCTCTAGCGAGGCTCGAGCTGAGATCACCGTGGTGTCTCTCATAGAAGCAGTTCTTGCCATGGAATGAGTCGAAGTCATTGTCGTGGTTCTAGTGATTGAGGAATCACCTTTCCGAGATGATGACCTAACCGGTTTACCTTTACCAAAACCGGGTAGGTATAGACACAACGCGCTGCATTTGAATCCGTCTTCGAAGGTATTGATGCTTTTCGAGTTGGCCGTGTTGGTATTGCTTTTGTTAGACTCGGTCTTCGAGAAGAAAGAGTTGTTTCCGCTACTCTTGTTAGAGAGACTCTTGGTGTTGTTAGAGGAAGAGAAgccattatcatcatcatggTGTTGCTGATGGTTATGATTATAATGATGATGTCCAGTTCTTGATTTGCGTAGTAACATGTCGAAATCTAGGGATGGCGTGCATGCACGTCCTTCCCCGCAAGATTTGCTTCTTCCGAAAGAAACGGCAGCGTTTTGAACGAGCATTAGGTCAAGAACTTGCTCCGTGGTTCTGTTCTTCCAACTTTGTCTAGGTGACGTGGATGCTGAGTTCGGGAGGCTGCAGCTTATAAACTTCGTCTTTGTTTGATGATCTCTCGGCCGTGAAGTTATCATGTCGAAGCTCTCGTTCCTCGACAAAAGCGATTTCGGGTCAACGGAGATCCGCCTCTCTGAATCGGACAGCATACTTGTCTTCTTGATAAGAATCTTGGGCTCGTCTCCACGACCAAGAACCTCAAAGTCATGCCAATCCTCTTGACTACTATCGTCTCTGAAGCTGCTATCGTCCCTGAAGCCGAGAACTAGAGTctccatttttttattatctttaacCTTATTTGGAAAAAACAATATGGGCAAAAGGCTAAAACAGATTGGTTTTAAATACGGAGCAGGATGGGCTGCACGTCGGTTGGTAATTAGTTTAGTCATGACTCGCACGTATAATATGATACTACACAAAGTGTTGTTGACTTCATCttctataaaattgtaaaataattgTCGTTGACATGAGACCATTCCCACGATGATGACAAGATCAAAAAGATAGATCTGCTTGCACGAACTACCTAGTTATACTAATATTATCAAGGTATTTGGAAGGTGGTTACTTGCATCAGTGAAGACCATAATAAGGAACGAAATCAGTAATATGATGAAAATCAGCTTACTTTGACTATTTATCTGCAAACATCAATTATGGGTAATTAGAGGTTTGTGAACTGAAAAATTGTTGTAACTCGCAAGTGGAGGATTTATAAGGAACTAGAAAATTTTATGAGAGGATTTGTAATCAAGATTAAGAGAACATATGGGGATAGATCAAGAGAGAATACATTAGGTCCCAAACGTTACAACCACCCATATAAACTTTTCATGAAGTTTTGTACTAGAAAAACAAAGAAGTATTGAATTTAACGCCAAGCATAAATGCTTGCAAGTATATTTCAGGTTTAGTAAAGTTAAattaacacacacacacaccaaaaagaagaagcaaatgtTGGTAATTTTTTAATGATACCATACCACTAAGAAGGTGAAGAAAAACACCATTACACTCAACATGACAACAACCTTAACAGTTTCTGTTTATTTTTCTGCTAaatgagttttgttttttcagCTGAGATGTTGATTTTAGTTGCACACTACATAGTGGATAACGCTGAAGATGGGAAGGCAATTAAAGGGAACTTGCGGCAAACTTCAATACCAGTTGTTTCAGCTAGATAGTACTGATCGTCATCTCCAAGTGGTCTACTCTCCACTCTCCAGTTAAACCGGTTCACAAAGTTTGCTAGTGCAACCTCGATTAACGTCACTGCAAAATCTATTGCAGGACATAGCCTTCTTCCTGATCCGAATGGAATAAAGTTGAAATCCTGTCCTTGAAAATCCAAATGCATATCCAAATGCCTCTCTGGTTTAAATACTTCTGCATCTGATCCCCATTTTCTGATATCTCTATGGATTGCCCAAGCATTGATGAATACCTGCTCAAAACGCACACAAGATatattttctcttctttaaataTAGTTTTCTTATATCATACATGATTTATCAAGAGTTGCTTACTATTGTTCCAGCAGAAATGTCATATCCCTTCACTTTGACATCTTGACTAAGTTGCCTAGGAATTAACATTGGACCCGGAGGGTGTAGTCGAAGGACTTCTTTGATCACAGCTTTAAGATATTTCATATTCTCAACTTCTTCTTCCGATACATATAAGTTATGTCTAGAATATTTTCGGATCTCATCTTGGagttttttcatacattctGGATATCTTATAAGAAGTGTCATTGCCCAATCAACGGCCGTGAAAGTAGTTGTCGTCCCCCCTAAGAAAATATCCTACAAAACGATTacgaaatttcaaatttagtaACATCACCACTAACTTTAAATCAAGTGAATCTCTAATATGAAATTTCTTGACTTATAAGGATACTGTTAGTAAATAAAGGCTGTTTTTTAATTACCAAAATGATGAGTCTGATATCGCTTCTATCAAGCTCAAATCCATTTGTCTTCTCTCTTTGAATTCGTAACAGCATATCAACAAAATCCGATGCCTCTTTCTTCTCACCTTCATCAACATGTTCTTGCACCACTCTTTCTAAAAACTCCACAAACGTTTTGCTCACTTCCTCCATTTTACGATCCAAACCACGGACTTTATCTATCCAAGCCAAACTTGGGATGTAATCACCAACCGGAAATGCGCCTAAAAGCTCCATGATTTTTCTCAGTTGATTTTCAAAATCGCTAGTGTTTTCTTCACGGCTATATTTTCTTCCCATTGCAATTTTACATATGACATTGTTTGACATGTTAAGTAGTAAATCGCTTAGATTTAccgataaagaagaagaagtagctTTCTCAAGCTTCTCCATCATTGCGTTTATCTCTTCTTTTCTTACATTCTCAAAGGACTTCACCATTTGCTTGCCGAGGAGGTGGACAGCGCATAAACTCTTCATTTAAGGCAGATTTGCAAACAATTTGTTAGCGAATTAAATGGTaagttagagcatctccaaaaaaaaaaatataacttcaaatataaaatttttttgctctccaaataggaattttaaaacttcaaatttagagttttaagaagaaaaaccttcatatttgaagtttcactactcaaaactccaaatttgaagttttatttttatttgcattttggtctttataattaattatacataatatttatgattcttaagtattttttcatttatcgttttaatctttaaaacttttgtacatcataaatatttcaaatttatttttctaaattcaaattttacacataaaattaaataaaaaattaaaataagatttacaatattttaaaactagaattagacaacaaaaatattacaaaacaaacttaataaaaaaactttcttaaaagatacaaatgtaattattatataaatttaaatattacaacaacactaatagtctagtaagtttgctctgaaatcTCTAAagtattgtccaaacaaattttgtgtaaccgaaaATGGAACATTATggaaatatttatgaaataatgtggtattttgcttatcatttgatatttaattatgtattttatttataattttatattttattgtaagattttattaattaatattactgtaatatttttatatatgtgctagttattcataatttttttatggatttatattaattatgacaaatataaagatcatagtgtaaattttaaataattttgaagttaaatttgaagttttgctaTTCGAATAGCACactttgaaacttcaaatatagagttttgcaaATTCTAAAATAGAGAGTATTTTTGGAAATGCTCTTAGTcttaaactaaaacaaataaaaggtATATTAGCCTGAAATGTGAATATTTACATATTGACTAACCTACAATATTATGATAAACCAATCCATATCGCAAGTTCTTTTGTTCGTGAAATAATCAATTTAGCTGTAGGAGATCAGAAGATCAggacaataatatatatttaggtAGTGATATGCTCTCTGTGCAGGATAAagtatatatactaattattatgtaatatttgGTATAAAGGTTATACCATAAGCTTTTATGatgatgaaataaaaaaaaatagaaaatcaaaATGGGTGAAGGAAGGAGCATATGAGGGAGGTGTATCTACTTTATAAAAATTCTtggtctttttcttttaaaatatacaaatcttGTCAATATCTATATTAAATAAGTAAAATCATACCTTCATCTGTCTCCAATAGTCACCGTAAGAGGAAAATGCCACATCTCGTCCGCCGTTCATAATTATATCCACCGCCTTTGTTTTGGGGCGGTTGGCAAACTTAAGGTCGTGGGTTTTCATGACGTCATGAGCTACGTCGGCTGATGAGACCACCAGAACAGGTACACAGCCGAAGTGAAGGAGCATGAGCGGCCCGTAGCGGAGGCTGAGTCTATGGAAAGCGCGGTGAGGATGGAGACTGAGCTGGTGAAGGTTTCCTATCACTGGAAGCCGCCATGGAGACGGTGGTGGGTTAAGTTCGGAAATGGTGGTGGTTCGTTTGAATAGTGACTTTAGGAAGATAAATGCTAAGAGAGTTGTCAAGGACAAAGAGATTAATATCATCAATTCCATTTCGACTCACCACAAAACGTTGGTTCATACCACTGTGTGTTTAATATAGTAATGATTCTCGTCTTCCGTGCACTATGTGCTTTATAATAGTGATAATGAGTCGGATAGGGTTGggcacggatcggatatccaaATTTTTGGAGATATTTGTTATTTGCTTTGTATGTTACGGATATCAAaatttttgatttgattttctcCGTAAAAATAGGATATCCAGAAAACTAGATATCCAAAAATTATGTCGATGTTTATGGATATTTGCGAATACTTACAGATATAtcattttgttttagttaatacaaataatatagaaaaaaatcgAGATATATTTGttctttgaaatatttttacatgatatataaaataaaaaattaaagaagcagtgaaattatatgtttgtaaattttaaaattaataataagaaaGACAAACTTAAGAAAAGttatagatattataaaaaaaatcttttattttcttttattataatacttttataagtaataatgtgaataaaatttattaaatcgtatgttaaaataaaattatataaactcatACATTTAAAACTCTACATTTAATCAATACATATATGTGTATTTATATAGTTGTCGGAGCGGAGCGAATATCCAATTCTTAAAatttagtatttgtgattttttcttCGTTTTTAACGGATAttcattttacttttttttttctccaaaatttAATGGATATCCGGAATTTTGGAATCGAATCAAAGCAAATAACAGATCGAATTAAATTTGACGGATAAAATGTCTAGCCTTAGAGTTAGGATCACATGATTCACATGGCCTTTATGACATAGAATAATGTCCTCAAAGAGAAAAAGATAATGTAATGTAAACGActtaaaaataacaaactaaTAAGAACCAAAGACAAAGGTCACactgttgcacaaaaaaaaaagagaaaggtcACACTGTTGCACACAGAAAAAGGACAAAGGTTACACTCATTAGTAGTGTTTCCAATCAACGTCTTTCCAATCAAGATAAAGAGAAACAATATAGTCCTTTATTTTGCCTTCAGGGTGTGTTAAGCCTTCACCATAGCCATAGGCAACACTGGCCATGCGTGCACAATTGATGGCTTGCTTGAGAACTCTCCTTGGCACATCTTTTGTCGTCAACAACTCTCCGTTCACTATTTTGTCATTGTGAACACGCATTTTATGAAGCTCCTTATAAGCTTCGGCTTTTGTAACTCCATATTGCTTCATATAACAGTTGATCCCATTTGTTACATATCCTCTACTCATGTCATCCTAATCAACCcacatcttttttttattaaatatacacaaacttttgaaatttatCCATTTGACCTCCATATTACATTTATAGAACGAATATTTTATTTGTACCTCAGAAACCTGTCATGTCATTCATCAGACGTCCATTTATAGATATTGCTTGGATGAGTTTTGGTCTTGATTTGAGCCACTCATAAGCTCCCTTCATAGCAATATGACCCATGCCCATAAAAGTGCCTGCCATACTCGCGTACCACGAGACCTCCAGCTCACCGACCACCATATAATCCTCAAAGCTAGGCACGTGAGCGATTTGCGCCCATTTGGCAAGGTCAAGATTGGCTTTCACGAGTATTTTGAACTGATGGTTCAAAAGTATGTAAACACGTTAAATTAGAAACCTTCATGCATGGTTTATGAGTTTCACCTCAAGAGTGAAAACCAAAAAGTATCACTTTGatgaaatatataagaaatttacTATTGAAAAGGATTGAAGataaatagtaataataattatatgccGAGAAGTGTTAGGAATCTCATATTTGAGATAAGATGGGCCCTTGAATAATCAAATATCTAGTAACCATGTGTTTATGTAACAGCTAACAAGTTAACATCCAtgattttattatatgattataaGGACCCTAATTTTAAATGTAGGTACATGTTAAAAATGCTTtcatatacatgttttttttttgaaacacctgctttgatatatatacatgtatactAAGAGTTTTGATTAGTTACCTCTTCTACTGTACTTTTCACGATGTAAGATCTTCCTTCTGACCCCACTTCTCTTTCGAAATCTTTGAATACATCCAGTATAAATTTAAATACGAATTTCAAATAATTTGGTTGTTTATCCATGTCTTTATCAGGAGCCCACCTTGTGCATCACCACAATGATCATTCTTATTCTCACGACGTCATCATTATGACTATTAATTACGcgtaattttaaaatgtagCGTACCTTTCTAGACTTTTGGCCAGGCTTTCAGCTTCAGACATAGAGGCATATCTATCGAAAGTGTCGTCAATAATGGTTTCGGCCGTGACGAACTTAGTCAACATAATCCTCGCACTTGAGAAATGTGGCTCAAAATACAtcgatataacaaaaaaatgtaactCCACCACTCTGTCTCTGAAATAAGGTGGCAACTTAGATGCAAAGTCGAGCTCCTTGTACCATCTTGCAATCAGACAAAGAGACACACATGTAtttaaatgtgataaataatgaAAACATGGGTTTATTCTTCAAGGGTTCTATTTCAAACCATATATAAATACTAGCTGCTGAGGAAATTATATACTTTGTAACCATTTTGAGCTCCTTAAGGTAAATAAGTTGTAGTAACTTGAAATTGAGCTTTGAAAACTTGAGCAATGTCTCATCATGGTCTTCTTCTTGTTCGTAGAAGGAGATATATTCCATTGCGACTAATATCTCCATGTTCCAATGTTGAGATAGACCAAGAGCATTCTGTATAAGCCTGGAGAGATGAGGGCTTGATCGTCCTGCCAATGACTCCATATGTTTCGTTGCGAAGCTCAACGCTTCGTCCATTATATAATCTCTTGTCGTCCTCAAATGAGCGGCTTCATACAAGCTCAACATGCCTTTAGCATCCTTTGTTAACGAGTCCATAAACTTTCCATCATCCCCTTTGAAtctcttgaatgcatctatatACATTAGACATTGTAAGATCTTGTTATACATTTCACTAGAACAAGAAATGAACATGTTAGTTGATGTATGAAATTAAAGATAAGCATACATGACTTACCAGCCGACATGTTGTAACCATAGGTTCGGAAAACCCAAAAGAAGATGGAGATTGCGTAAAGGTCATGCTCACTTTCGAC
The Brassica napus cultivar Da-Ae chromosome A1, Da-Ae, whole genome shotgun sequence DNA segment above includes these coding regions:
- the LOC106377938 gene encoding uncharacterized protein LOC106377938; translation: MVSCQRQLFYNFIEDEVNNTLCSIILYVRVMTKLITNRRAAHPAPYLKPICFSLLPILFFPNKVKDNKKMETLVLGFRDDSSFRDDSSQEDWHDFEVLGRGDEPKILIKKTSMLSDSERRISVDPKSLLSRNESFDMITSRPRDHQTKTKFISCSLPNSASTSPRQSWKNRTTEQVLDLMLVQNAAVSFGRSKSCGEGRACTPSLDFDMLLRKSRTGHHHYNHNHQQHHDDDNGFSSSNNTKSLSNKSSGNNSFFSKTESNKSNTNTANSKSINTFEDGFKCSALCLYLPGFGKGKPVRSSSRKGDSSITRTTTMTSTHSMARTASMRDTTVISARASLEKFDCGSWTSSAMIHDDNVDLGGHFFDLPSELIKGGPGGNDQDDPVSAAFVFHKEPSLEKEIKGVLKTSGSKSRRSMESPLHVRFSTSSPVSYPTSPNHSITPRLLQATEDFSSFLEAQTV
- the LOC106412125 gene encoding putative cytochrome P450 71A28; this encodes MELMILISLSLTTLLAFIFLKSLFKRTTTISELNPPPSPWRLPVIGNLHQLSLHPHRAFHRLSLRYGPLMLLHFGCVPVLVVSSADVAHDVMKTHDLKFANRPKTKAVDIIMNGGRDVAFSSYGDYWRQMKSLCAVHLLGKQMVKSFENVRKEEINAMMEKLEKATSSSLSVNLSDLLLNMSNNVICKIAMGRKYSREENTSDFENQLRKIMELLGAFPVGDYIPSLAWIDKVRGLDRKMEEVSKTFVEFLERVVQEHVDEGEKKEASDFVDMLLRIQREKTNGFELDRSDIRLIILDIFLGGTTTTFTAVDWAMTLLIRYPECMKKLQDEIRKYSRHNLYVSEEEVENMKYLKAVIKEVLRLHPPGPMLIPRQLSQDVKVKGYDISAGTIVFINAWAIHRDIRKWGSDAEVFKPERHLDMHLDFQGQDFNFIPFGSGRRLCPAIDFAVTLIEVALANFVNRFNWRVESRPLGDDDQYYLAETTGIEVCRKFPLIAFPSSALSTM
- the LOC106362657 gene encoding putative terpenoid synthase 7 isoform X1; translation: MGSQTDLDHESGRKFKMLQPSQWTDYFLYFPIDEFELDVLASELEAIKPNVRDMLMSSNHAESHDSTKRKILLIYLMISLGIAYHFENEIEKILIHAFEKIDDMVESEHDLYAISIFFWVFRTYGYNMSADAFKRFKGDDGKFMDSLTKDAKGMLSLYEAAHLRTTRDYIMDEALSFATKHMESLAGRSSPHLSRLIQNALGLSQHWNMEILVAMEYISFYEQEEDHDETLLKFSKLNFKLLQLIYLKELKMVTKWYKELDFASKLPPYFRDRVVELHFFVISMYFEPHFSSARIMLTKFVTAETIIDDTFDRYASMSEAESLAKSLERWAPDKDMDKQPNYLKFVFKFILDVFKDFEREVGSEGRSYIVKSTVEEFKILVKANLDLAKWAQIAHVPSFEDYMVVGELEVSWYASMAGTFMGMGHIAMKGAYEWLKSRPKLIQAISINGRLMNDMTGF
- the LOC106362657 gene encoding putative terpenoid synthase 7 isoform X2, which produces MLMSSNHAESHDSTKRKILLIYLMISLGIAYHFENEIEKILIHAFEKIDDMVESEHDLYAISIFFWVFRTYGYNMSADAFKRFKGDDGKFMDSLTKDAKGMLSLYEAAHLRTTRDYIMDEALSFATKHMESLAGRSSPHLSRLIQNALGLSQHWNMEILVAMEYISFYEQEEDHDETLLKFSKLNFKLLQLIYLKELKMVTKWYKELDFASKLPPYFRDRVVELHFFVISMYFEPHFSSARIMLTKFVTAETIIDDTFDRYASMSEAESLAKSLERWAPDKDMDKQPNYLKFVFKFILDVFKDFEREVGSEGRSYIVKSTVEEFKILVKANLDLAKWAQIAHVPSFEDYMVVGELEVSWYASMAGTFMGMGHIAMKGAYEWLKSRPKLIQAISINGRLMNDMTGF